Proteins encoded together in one Streptomyces sp. NBC_01216 window:
- a CDS encoding class I SAM-dependent methyltransferase, whose protein sequence is MTDAATGTDWAAWQRSWDRQQEWYMPDREERFRVMLDMVEAVVGPEPRILDLACGTGSITDRLLRRFPKATSVGVDLDPALLAIAKGYFAGDGRVTFVTADLKDPEWAAGLPYTVYDAVLTATALHWLHTGPLTTLYAQLAGLVRDGGVFMNADHMIDETTPRINAAERAHRHAAMDRAKAAGALDWADWWAVAAQDPVLAEPTARRFEIYGEHADGDMPSSRRHAEILRASGFAEARPVWASPSDTMVLAVR, encoded by the coding sequence ATGACGGACGCGGCGACCGGAACCGACTGGGCGGCCTGGCAGCGGAGCTGGGACCGGCAGCAGGAGTGGTACATGCCGGACCGGGAGGAGAGGTTCCGCGTGATGCTCGACATGGTCGAGGCCGTGGTGGGGCCGGAGCCCCGCATCCTCGACCTGGCCTGCGGTACGGGGAGTATCACGGACCGGCTGCTCAGGCGGTTCCCGAAAGCGACGAGCGTCGGGGTGGACCTCGACCCCGCGCTTCTCGCCATCGCCAAGGGCTACTTCGCCGGCGACGGGCGCGTCACCTTCGTGACCGCCGATCTCAAGGACCCGGAATGGGCGGCGGGGCTTCCTTACACCGTGTACGACGCCGTGCTCACCGCCACCGCACTCCACTGGCTCCACACCGGCCCGCTCACCACGCTCTACGCGCAGCTCGCCGGACTGGTCCGTGACGGCGGTGTCTTCATGAACGCCGACCACATGATCGACGAGACCACTCCCCGGATCAACGCCGCCGAGCGCGCCCACCGGCACGCCGCCATGGACCGCGCCAAGGCGGCCGGAGCCCTGGACTGGGCAGACTGGTGGGCCGTGGCCGCGCAGGACCCGGTGCTCGCCGAGCCCACCGCCCGTCGTTTCGAGATCTACGGCGAGCACGCGGACGGCGACATGCCCTCCTCGCGCCGCCACGCGGAGATCCTGCGCGCGTCCGGCTTCGCCGAGGCGCGGCCGGTCTGGGCCTCGCCGTCGGACACGATGGTCCTCGCGGTCAGGTAG
- a CDS encoding CGNR zinc finger domain-containing protein produces the protein MELAYYSDYAVRLVNTEEPARNKDSLTSVEAIRELFGSASQMARRATDADVTRLRSVRTRLRAVFTAADEGDHTHAVDLLNSLLLEFPVSPQISGHDYLDEEGHPRWHMHLADHPSNATAGYAAIGAMGLAFHLTEFGADRLGLCQAPPCRNAYLDTSTNRSRRYCSDRCATRANVAAYRARKRLEAEDAERAERTDLTGRTEEKSQENSTATER, from the coding sequence GTGGAACTGGCCTATTACTCGGACTACGCCGTGCGTCTGGTCAACACGGAGGAGCCCGCCCGCAACAAGGACTCCCTGACATCGGTCGAGGCGATCCGCGAGCTCTTCGGCTCGGCCTCCCAGATGGCCCGGCGGGCCACGGACGCCGACGTGACACGGCTCCGCTCGGTTCGCACCCGGCTGCGGGCGGTCTTCACCGCGGCCGACGAGGGCGACCACACCCACGCAGTGGACCTGCTGAACTCCCTGCTCCTGGAGTTCCCGGTCAGCCCGCAGATCTCCGGGCACGACTACCTCGACGAGGAGGGGCACCCGCGCTGGCACATGCATCTCGCGGACCACCCCTCGAACGCGACCGCGGGGTACGCGGCCATCGGGGCGATGGGCCTCGCCTTCCATCTGACGGAGTTCGGCGCCGACCGGCTGGGCCTGTGCCAGGCGCCGCCCTGCCGCAACGCCTACCTGGACACGTCGACGAACCGCTCGCGGCGCTACTGCTCGGACCGCTGCGCGACCCGCGCCAACGTGGCCGCCTACCGGGCGCGCAAGCGCCTGGAAGCCGAGGACGCCGAGCGTGCTGAGCGCACCGACCTCACCGGTCGCACCGAGGAGAAGAGCCAGGAGAACAGCACGGCCACCGAGCGCTGA
- the sodX gene encoding nickel-type superoxide dismutase maturation protease has protein sequence MTESGRGAERESGALFGIAEVTGVSMVPTLLHGDRLLVRYGARLRPGDVAVLRHPLQQDLLVVKRLVERQPAGWWVLGDNRDTEGDSRVFGAVPFELVLGRVRARYRPVTPGRQRSVAVLFSWLFSSVRPVRSVRSARSASSASRRLRAR, from the coding sequence ATGACGGAGTCGGGGCGGGGAGCGGAGCGGGAGTCCGGTGCCCTGTTCGGGATCGCCGAGGTGACGGGGGTGTCCATGGTGCCCACGCTGCTCCACGGCGACCGCTTGCTGGTGCGCTACGGTGCCCGGCTGCGGCCGGGGGACGTCGCCGTGCTGCGTCATCCGCTGCAGCAGGATCTGCTCGTCGTGAAGCGTCTGGTGGAGCGACAGCCCGCCGGCTGGTGGGTGCTGGGTGACAACCGGGACACCGAGGGCGACAGCCGGGTCTTCGGGGCCGTCCCCTTCGAGTTGGTGCTCGGGCGGGTGCGGGCGCGCTACCGGCCCGTGACCCCGGGGCGTCAGCGCTCGGTGGCCGTGCTGTTCTCCTGGCTCTTCTCCTCGGTGCGACCGGTGAGGTCGGTGCGCTCAGCACGCTCGGCGTCCTCGGCTTCCAGGCGCTTGCGCGCCCGGTAG
- the sodN gene encoding superoxide dismutase, Ni, which translates to MLSRLFAPKVKVSAHCDLPCGVYDPAQARIEAESVKAVQEKYQANEDAHFRARATVIKEQRAELAKHHISVLWSDYFKPPHFEKFPELHQLINDTLKALSAAKASTDPKTGEKALELIAEVDRIFWETKKA; encoded by the coding sequence ATGCTCTCCCGCCTGTTTGCCCCCAAGGTGAAGGTCAGCGCCCACTGCGACCTCCCCTGCGGTGTCTACGACCCGGCCCAGGCCCGGATCGAGGCCGAGTCGGTCAAGGCCGTCCAGGAGAAGTACCAGGCCAACGAGGACGCGCACTTCCGCGCCCGCGCCACGGTCATCAAGGAGCAGCGCGCGGAGCTCGCCAAGCACCACATCTCGGTGCTGTGGAGCGACTACTTCAAGCCCCCGCACTTCGAGAAGTTCCCGGAGCTGCACCAGCTCATCAACGACACCCTGAAGGCCTTGTCGGCCGCCAAGGCGTCGACGGACCCGAAGACGGGCGAGAAGGCGCTGGAGCTCATCGCCGAGGTCGACCGCATCTTCTGGGAGACGAAGAAGGCATGA
- a CDS encoding GNAT family N-acetyltransferase produces MSAPRVRHATPEDLERVAELAAEHAAYEKSAPPAPGLADRLTPLLFGPGPTRLRCLVAELPDGTLAGYATCSPVLSTWDAAEYLHMDCLYLSAAHRGMGLGPLFVAALREEARTLGLTEIQWQTPAWNEGAIRFYDRLGATAREKLRYFLPVDESP; encoded by the coding sequence TTGAGCGCCCCACGTGTCCGCCACGCCACCCCGGAAGACCTGGAGCGCGTGGCCGAACTGGCGGCGGAGCACGCCGCGTACGAGAAGTCCGCGCCCCCCGCACCCGGCCTCGCGGACCGGCTCACCCCCCTTTTGTTCGGCCCCGGGCCCACGCGCCTGCGCTGCCTGGTCGCCGAACTCCCCGACGGCACCCTGGCCGGCTACGCCACCTGCTCCCCGGTGCTCTCCACCTGGGACGCCGCCGAGTACCTCCACATGGACTGCCTCTACCTCTCCGCCGCACACCGCGGCATGGGCCTCGGCCCGCTCTTCGTCGCCGCGCTGAGGGAGGAGGCCCGGACACTCGGCCTGACCGAGATCCAGTGGCAGACCCCGGCCTGGAACGAGGGCGCGATCCGCTTCTACGACCGCCTGGGCGCCACGGCCCGGGAGAAGCTCCGCTACTTCCTCCCCGTCGACGAGTCCCCGTGA
- a CDS encoding LysR family transcriptional regulator, with translation MELEVRHLRVLCAIADTGSVHKAARYLGMTQPSVTTQLRRIENALGAELFARGRTGCRPTPLGHAVLSRARPLIDQMATLITETRAAASGGDGRCLRVGSTASRALPGWLRRLRQSRPGADIALRMDVSANALLRSLAAGHLDVAFVHEVEGCPLRVPQGLQARVLVDREPQFVSMARDHPAARRPVVDLAELAEDRWMVDPTVDGEWDGLRRVLSEAGIDPPLLHGDYHTAAALIVLGEAVAPCQPTSVAREDMAIRPLRDDPLGVRLLLYARAGVPLDALYEDLAVAYQEAALRAAPYREWLRRNGMPVGPCMMSA, from the coding sequence ATGGAACTGGAGGTGAGGCATCTGCGCGTGCTCTGCGCCATCGCGGACACGGGCAGTGTGCACAAGGCGGCGCGGTACCTGGGCATGACCCAGCCCTCGGTGACGACCCAGCTGCGTCGGATCGAGAACGCCCTGGGCGCCGAGCTGTTCGCGCGCGGCCGCACCGGCTGCCGCCCCACCCCACTCGGCCACGCCGTCCTCAGCAGGGCCCGGCCACTGATCGACCAGATGGCCACACTGATCACCGAGACCAGGGCCGCGGCATCCGGCGGCGACGGCCGCTGCCTGCGGGTGGGCTCCACCGCCAGCCGCGCGCTGCCCGGCTGGCTGCGCCGGCTGCGCCAGAGCCGTCCCGGCGCGGACATCGCCCTCCGCATGGACGTCTCCGCCAACGCCCTGCTGCGCTCGCTCGCTGCCGGGCACCTGGACGTGGCCTTCGTCCACGAGGTCGAGGGCTGCCCGCTCCGTGTCCCCCAGGGCCTCCAGGCGAGGGTCCTGGTCGACCGTGAACCGCAGTTCGTCTCGATGGCCCGGGACCACCCGGCCGCCCGCCGGCCCGTCGTGGACCTGGCCGAACTCGCCGAGGACCGCTGGATGGTCGATCCGACGGTGGACGGCGAGTGGGACGGGCTGCGCCGCGTCCTGAGCGAGGCCGGGATCGATCCGCCCCTGCTGCACGGGGACTATCACACCGCCGCCGCGCTGATCGTCCTCGGCGAGGCCGTGGCACCCTGTCAGCCGACCTCCGTCGCACGTGAGGACATGGCGATCCGCCCGCTGCGCGACGACCCGTTGGGCGTCCGCCTGCTGCTGTACGCCCGTGCCGGAGTGCCGCTTGACGCGCTGTACGAGGACCTCGCGGTGGCCTACCAGGAGGCGGCCTTACGGGCCGCGCCGTACCGGGAATGGCTCCGGCGGAACGGCATGCCGGTGGGGCCGTGCATGATGAGCGCATGA